Proteins from a genomic interval of Niabella soli DSM 19437:
- a CDS encoding fasciclin domain-containing protein: protein MNFKSTIVYAFLFVSCLAGCKKWDDRTKPVDLALGKNLLEEISANPDLSKFYEYLQKTGFSKELAASKTYTVFAPVNSALQSLDPAVVADSAQLRAFIGNHIALQSYFTSNANPAVRIQMLNGKFVTFSGSNFDDAALTAKDGLAGNGVLHIINKAVAAYPNGWELLQHTKTDYQQSAFILSLTRNVFDATRAVVDSISSLTGLPIYHPGTDSVLKNTFNTTVSDLQDETKQYTYFILNDAGFAAATQQLAPFYQTSTTDSTASLASYNVVKDLIVDGYYTIDQLPPVLTSKFGVKIPIDKSTIVKTIRMSNGIAYVINTISFDIKEKIPVVTVQGENYLGFYDANGLAVTPRQNNVSAVFTRYRINPTTGQAFTDMFAYGHGISSLNALYVASRLPSVKYKVYWMAVNDTLRLNGNIIPVTFTQKLAMGARGTNLLPTIAPLTNNMTPLNYKEVYLGDYIMPAYGTLRMFLTANASTGNGTNSLNLDYIKLVPDL from the coding sequence ATGAATTTCAAAAGCACAATAGTATATGCGTTCCTTTTTGTATCCTGTTTGGCAGGATGCAAAAAATGGGACGACCGCACCAAACCCGTTGATCTGGCCCTGGGGAAAAATTTACTCGAGGAGATCAGCGCCAATCCGGACCTTAGTAAATTCTATGAGTACCTGCAGAAAACAGGGTTCAGCAAGGAACTGGCTGCTTCAAAAACCTATACGGTATTTGCACCGGTGAACAGCGCCCTGCAAAGCCTGGATCCCGCTGTGGTGGCGGATAGCGCACAGTTGCGGGCTTTTATCGGCAACCACATCGCCCTGCAGTCTTATTTTACAAGTAACGCAAATCCGGCTGTCCGCATACAAATGCTCAACGGCAAATTTGTAACCTTTTCCGGAAGCAATTTTGACGATGCCGCTCTTACGGCAAAGGACGGGCTCGCGGGCAATGGCGTACTGCATATTATCAATAAAGCGGTTGCCGCTTACCCCAACGGGTGGGAACTGCTGCAGCATACCAAGACCGATTATCAGCAAAGTGCCTTTATTCTTTCGCTTACGCGCAATGTTTTTGATGCTACCCGTGCGGTGGTTGACAGCATCAGCTCGCTTACCGGGCTTCCCATTTATCATCCGGGAACGGATAGCGTGTTGAAGAATACTTTTAATACCACTGTCAGCGATCTGCAGGATGAAACCAAGCAATACACTTACTTTATTTTGAACGATGCCGGTTTTGCTGCAGCCACGCAGCAACTGGCGCCTTTTTATCAGACCTCCACAACCGACAGTACGGCCAGCCTGGCTTCTTACAACGTGGTAAAAGACCTGATCGTTGACGGGTATTATACGATCGATCAGTTGCCGCCCGTGCTGACTTCAAAATTCGGCGTGAAAATTCCCATCGACAAATCCACCATTGTTAAGACCATCCGCATGAGCAACGGGATTGCCTATGTCATCAATACGATCAGTTTTGATATAAAGGAAAAGATCCCGGTGGTAACGGTTCAGGGTGAAAATTATCTTGGTTTTTATGATGCCAACGGGCTGGCGGTTACCCCACGGCAGAACAATGTATCGGCGGTGTTTACCCGCTACAGGATCAATCCCACTACCGGGCAGGCGTTTACAGATATGTTTGCCTACGGGCATGGTATCAGCAGCCTCAATGCCCTGTATGTCGCCTCCAGACTGCCTTCGGTAAAATATAAAGTGTACTGGATGGCGGTAAACGATACGCTCCGGCTGAACGGGAATATCATACCGGTAACGTTTACACAAAAATTAGCCATGGGAGCAAGGGGCACCAATCTGTTGCCCACAATAGCCCCCCTCACCAATAACATGACGCCGTTGAATTATAAAGAGGTATACCTGGGCGATTATATAATGCCGGCCTACGGAACCTTAAGAATGTTTTTAACCGCCAATGCTTCTACAGGCAACGGAACCAATAGTCTGAATCTGGATTACATCAAACTGGTACCGGACCTGTAA
- a CDS encoding RagB/SusD family nutrient uptake outer membrane protein, which produces MQLFKNSRIKFLSLLLMLVSAVSCNKFLDLKPEDGIIRQNFWKTKEQVAAAVNGCYASLLGGGSDAPIPEYLFLWGELRADMLTPSVGVASNELDIINTNILETNSITNWRSIYRTINYCNTVLDFAPDVLKNDQTFTRQALDAYLGEVKALRALLYFYLVRSFRDVPLVLKSTSSDDQLQQLSKSTGADVLNQIVKDLSEAEVTTPLTFNNNDFDKGRITRYTVNAIQADVYLWMEKYPEAIAACDKVINSGKYGLLAGNSSWFARLFVNGNSNEGIFEVQFDDQKLNSFYTMFRSRPRFVASGLVTDPDVGIYQADIIDPTHKDIRGDGAAARFADGLIWKYIGVDNDNLRTAEASFAHWIVYRYADILLMKAEALALTGKGQDALDLINRIRQRANALPSTEQSVDPGDTEGLCDYILAERAREFAFEGKRWYDLLRHAKRNNYKRLDILLNMVSSTVPGNLQQSAIAKFKDPNSHYFPIYQYELQTDKNLVQNPFYK; this is translated from the coding sequence ATGCAACTCTTTAAAAATAGTCGAATAAAATTTTTATCGCTGCTGTTGATGCTGGTATCCGCAGTATCCTGCAATAAGTTTTTGGATCTGAAGCCGGAGGATGGCATCATCCGGCAGAATTTCTGGAAAACAAAAGAGCAGGTGGCGGCCGCTGTCAATGGTTGCTATGCCTCCCTGCTGGGCGGCGGCTCCGATGCGCCCATACCCGAATATCTTTTTTTATGGGGCGAGCTAAGGGCCGACATGCTTACGCCGTCCGTTGGCGTGGCGAGTAACGAGCTGGACATTATTAATACGAATATTCTAGAAACCAATAGTATTACGAACTGGCGGTCGATCTACCGCACGATCAATTATTGTAACACAGTATTAGACTTTGCGCCGGATGTATTAAAGAACGACCAGACCTTTACCCGGCAGGCCTTAGATGCTTACCTGGGTGAAGTAAAAGCACTGCGGGCGCTCCTGTATTTTTATCTGGTAAGAAGTTTCAGAGATGTGCCGCTGGTGCTAAAATCTACTTCCAGTGACGATCAGTTGCAACAATTGAGCAAGAGCACAGGCGCCGATGTATTGAACCAGATTGTAAAGGATTTATCCGAAGCAGAAGTTACAACACCTCTCACTTTTAATAACAACGACTTCGATAAAGGAAGAATTACGCGGTACACGGTGAATGCTATACAAGCCGATGTTTATTTGTGGATGGAAAAATATCCTGAAGCGATTGCGGCTTGTGACAAGGTGATTAATTCCGGAAAATATGGGCTGCTGGCAGGCAACTCCTCCTGGTTTGCCCGGTTGTTTGTTAACGGTAACTCCAATGAAGGGATTTTTGAAGTGCAATTTGATGATCAGAAACTGAACAGCTTTTATACGATGTTTCGCTCCCGGCCGCGCTTTGTGGCGTCCGGCCTGGTAACCGATCCGGATGTAGGTATTTATCAGGCTGATATTATCGACCCCACCCATAAGGATATCCGGGGCGATGGCGCTGCAGCCCGCTTCGCCGATGGGCTGATCTGGAAATACATTGGGGTGGATAATGATAATTTAAGAACAGCAGAAGCCTCCTTTGCGCACTGGATCGTTTACCGCTATGCTGACATTCTATTGATGAAGGCGGAAGCATTGGCATTAACGGGAAAAGGACAGGATGCGCTCGATCTGATCAACAGAATACGCCAGCGGGCCAATGCGCTGCCTTCAACGGAGCAAAGCGTTGATCCCGGAGATACGGAGGGGCTGTGCGATTACATCCTGGCCGAGCGGGCGCGGGAGTTTGCCTTTGAAGGAAAGCGTTGGTACGACCTGCTGCGCCATGCTAAAAGAAATAATTACAAGCGGCTCGATATTTTACTGAATATGGTTTCGTCAACGGTTCCCGGCAATTTGCAGCAATCGGCAATAGCCAAATTCAAAGACCCCAACAGTCATTATTTTCCGATTTATCAATATGAACTGCAAACCGATAAAAATCTTGTACAGAATCCTTTTTATAAATAA
- a CDS encoding fasciclin domain-containing protein, with translation MMKTWTIKCVAAGLLVFLVTACSKKTWDEFYNVPDNLSKPIYAELQAKGTFTQLLSVIDKAGYKNTLSSAGYWTFFAPNDSAFKAYFAANNTSVEKMDSSKARALIQFMLVYNAFNKNTIDDYQSSTGWVPDQAFRRRTAYYTGFYDDTMQNGTVVKTIQSNRNTGYITGDNNNKYIPCFTDIYFGGKGLTAADYNYFYPNTSYAGFNIAEAKVINQDLNAQNGVIHEIDRVLTPLPSIEEYLRSKPEYSEFRKLFDKYMVSFVLNSEATNRYKLLTGDSKQVYVKVYNTSLAFSPNSENFLKLQDNDAQQSSWTMFVPKNEVLLDYEKNVLLEYYQSFDNTPTSIILDFLNAHMWQTPVWPSQFKAAINFVGEEARFDPRADIIDRRILSNGMFYGTSKVQDANVFSTVYSRAYLDPKFSIMIRLLNTDLRYIITNPKAKFTLFMMPDAVLRAAGYNYDVNSNLFTYTSGSTTVSGESVRQTLLRILNSSVVSENLTSLAGAGITETYNGEFIKWNNMQVMSAGTQDASVAVNVDSTRTTKNGTVYYLNGLLTYSSWLFGKHIMNLGGTSVASDFYYFSQFLNNSGLYNATTGEITGTTSGTLYTVFVPSNAAIKKAVMDGVLPGNVTTGVPNLTASTWTAAEKDRVANFILYHILAKYSLIPNGKESGSFETLLKNGLGEVIPVTVISQPGSMLVNDVTGRAANVVVPQSNNLSNRTIIHLIDNYLKYSK, from the coding sequence ATGATGAAAACCTGGACTATTAAATGCGTGGCTGCTGGGCTGCTTGTTTTTCTGGTAACGGCCTGTAGCAAAAAAACATGGGATGAGTTTTATAATGTTCCCGATAATCTAAGTAAACCGATCTATGCAGAACTGCAGGCAAAGGGAACGTTTACCCAGCTATTGAGTGTCATAGACAAAGCGGGGTATAAAAATACATTAAGCAGCGCCGGTTACTGGACCTTTTTTGCGCCCAATGATTCAGCATTTAAAGCCTATTTCGCCGCCAACAATACTTCAGTTGAAAAAATGGATTCCAGCAAAGCCCGCGCATTGATACAATTCATGTTGGTGTATAATGCTTTTAATAAAAACACGATCGACGATTATCAGTCGAGCACGGGATGGGTGCCCGACCAGGCCTTCAGGCGCCGCACGGCTTATTACACGGGCTTTTATGATGATACGATGCAAAACGGCACTGTGGTGAAAACGATTCAGTCTAACAGGAACACGGGCTATATAACCGGCGATAATAATAATAAGTATATTCCTTGTTTCACCGACATTTATTTTGGAGGCAAGGGACTTACGGCTGCTGACTATAATTATTTTTATCCCAATACATCATATGCAGGCTTTAATATCGCAGAGGCGAAAGTCATCAACCAGGACCTGAATGCCCAAAATGGGGTGATACACGAGATTGACCGGGTGTTGACACCGCTGCCTTCTATTGAGGAATATTTAAGAAGCAAACCGGAATACAGCGAGTTTAGAAAACTATTTGATAAATACATGGTAAGCTTCGTTTTGAATAGTGAGGCCACGAACCGGTATAAACTGTTGACGGGCGATAGCAAACAGGTATATGTTAAAGTATACAACACTTCGCTTGCTTTTTCGCCCAACAGTGAAAATTTTCTTAAGCTTCAGGATAATGACGCCCAGCAAAGCTCCTGGACCATGTTTGTACCCAAGAACGAGGTGCTCCTGGACTATGAGAAAAATGTACTGCTGGAATATTATCAATCCTTCGACAATACGCCAACTTCTATTATACTGGACTTCCTGAACGCACATATGTGGCAAACACCGGTGTGGCCCAGCCAGTTTAAAGCTGCCATAAACTTTGTGGGGGAAGAGGCACGGTTCGATCCCCGGGCGGATATTATTGACCGCCGGATCCTGAGCAATGGCATGTTTTACGGAACCAGCAAAGTGCAGGATGCCAATGTTTTTTCAACAGTATATTCCAGGGCCTACCTCGACCCCAAGTTTTCCATCATGATCCGGTTGCTGAATACGGATCTGCGGTACATTATTACCAACCCCAAGGCAAAATTTACCTTGTTCATGATGCCGGATGCCGTGCTGCGGGCCGCGGGGTATAATTATGATGTGAACAGCAATCTTTTTACCTACACTTCAGGCTCCACAACGGTTTCAGGAGAATCGGTGCGCCAAACGCTTTTACGTATTTTAAACAGCAGTGTTGTTTCTGAAAATTTAACATCCTTAGCGGGAGCGGGGATTACTGAAACCTACAATGGCGAATTTATTAAGTGGAATAATATGCAGGTAATGTCTGCAGGTACGCAGGATGCCAGTGTCGCTGTAAATGTAGACAGCACAAGAACAACGAAGAATGGTACAGTGTATTATCTTAATGGATTGCTCACGTATAGCTCCTGGCTTTTTGGAAAGCATATTATGAACCTGGGCGGCACTTCGGTTGCGTCTGATTTTTATTATTTTTCGCAGTTTTTGAATAACTCCGGCCTGTACAATGCCACTACCGGCGAAATTACCGGCACTACTTCCGGCACGCTTTACACGGTGTTTGTTCCCTCTAATGCTGCTATAAAAAAAGCGGTAATGGATGGCGTACTGCCGGGTAATGTTACTACCGGGGTGCCCAACCTGACGGCATCCACATGGACGGCGGCAGAAAAAGACCGGGTTGCCAATTTTATATTGTACCACATCCTTGCAAAATACTCATTGATCCCTAACGGAAAAGAATCCGGCTCTTTTGAAACCCTGCTCAAGAACGGTTTGGGGGAAGTAATACCTGTTACGGTGATCAGCCAGCCGGGGAGCATGCTTGTGAATGATGTTACGGGCCGGGCAGCCAATGTCGTGGTTCCGCAAAGCAATAATCTTTCCAACAGAACGATCATTCACCTTATTGATAATTATTTAAAGTATTCCAAATAG
- a CDS encoding SusC/RagA family TonB-linked outer membrane protein, translating to MKKSILRLVVLFVILLLAGRMATAQNNPKTVTVQGRVLDEDRKPVRGVTVAEVDADQRTIKAARTDVDGNYVVRVENTADSLMFSYIGAETITQGIGNRTTVNVTLNTKAKGMDEVVVVSQAKTDNGLMPISDRDRTTAASRINAKEMEEMQAASIDQALQGRLPGVDIAASSGDPGAGMQIRIRGTSSINSSTDPLIVVDGMPYETQIPADFNFGAADELGYASLLNIAPSDIKDITILKDAAATAVWGSRGANGVLVINTKRGTVGKPVLTYTFKGSVTRQPNAIPMLSGDQYSTLIPEEYMNRNGTPLNTQTIKEFQYDPNDPYWYHNYSNNTNWVDAITRPGWIQDHNLSMSGGGEKARYYASVGYLDQTGTTIGTGLKRISTRINLNYDVSTRIKFRSDVSFSHTDNDKNYANNLRDIAYKKMPNMSIYEYDEFGNLTPNFFSPASNIQGQFLGIDTRNNIQGTVNPVAMATDAKYNVTTERVTPHFNLQYTILRNVLNAVFDVQFDINNTKTKSFLPQTATGRPWTETSVNRAYDGDVDVFNVQTKTSLIYTPHFKNPKHNYMSSLILFTYDNKSVKQEARTSNTASSLLTDPSDPSRTQNADLAIASGTAQTRSIGATFSHQYSYLDRYIINVGARMDGNSRFGPAYRYGYFPSVSARYRLSGEPFMKKYQNWLDDLSIRASYGISGNAPRRDYTFYNIYSDFDWGYLGQAAVYPSNMELKNLRWETITGQNLGFDLMLFKGRVSLDVEIYKNRTKQLFFDGLQISSFTGFNSVSMNVGTMDNQGMEIGLNTTPYRSSKLQIDLNFNIAKNQNIIREISPFYPTEKGNITGNGQYKTFMQVNNPFGSFYGFRYLGVYKDAAATIATGADGKPILDAKGQPVYMRFNYPATAYVFQPGDARYEDMNHDGNINYMDAVYLGNSNPKFTGGFGASATFKGRLKLTAFFNYRYGYDVINQTKMLTTNMYGYDNQSTAVLRRWRKEGDETDIPRALFGSGYNWLGSDRYVEDASFIRFRTMTLRYTFAPSLIQRLRIRNLSAYLTVENLYTWTNYTGQDPEVSLRGSDPFRVATDQSVTPPSKTFTIGLTGSF from the coding sequence ATGAAAAAAAGTATACTGCGATTAGTGGTCTTGTTTGTTATCCTTCTTCTTGCAGGCAGGATGGCAACGGCACAGAATAATCCGAAAACGGTGACCGTGCAGGGACGGGTGCTTGATGAGGACCGTAAACCGGTTCGCGGGGTAACAGTGGCTGAAGTAGATGCAGACCAGCGTACCATAAAAGCGGCAAGAACCGACGTCGATGGTAATTATGTGGTACGCGTGGAAAACACGGCAGACTCACTGATGTTTTCATATATCGGTGCGGAAACGATTACCCAGGGCATCGGTAACCGCACAACGGTTAATGTTACCCTGAACACCAAAGCAAAAGGAATGGACGAAGTAGTGGTGGTTTCGCAGGCCAAAACAGACAATGGCCTGATGCCGATAAGCGACCGGGACCGCACCACCGCTGCTTCCCGGATCAATGCCAAAGAAATGGAAGAGATGCAGGCGGCTTCTATTGACCAGGCCTTACAGGGCCGTTTGCCTGGAGTGGATATCGCGGCTTCCTCCGGTGATCCGGGAGCCGGTATGCAGATCCGTATCCGGGGTACTTCGTCTATCAACTCTTCTACAGACCCGTTGATTGTTGTGGATGGTATGCCGTATGAAACGCAGATCCCTGCTGATTTTAACTTTGGCGCTGCGGATGAGCTGGGCTATGCCTCGCTGTTAAATATAGCGCCTTCAGATATTAAAGATATTACCATTTTGAAAGACGCGGCAGCCACAGCGGTTTGGGGATCCCGGGGCGCCAACGGCGTTCTGGTGATCAATACCAAGCGCGGCACCGTTGGGAAGCCTGTGCTCACCTATACGTTCAAGGGTTCTGTTACCCGGCAGCCCAATGCCATACCCATGTTATCTGGCGATCAGTATTCTACTTTAATTCCCGAAGAATACATGAACCGGAACGGTACGCCTTTAAATACACAAACGATTAAAGAGTTTCAGTATGATCCCAACGACCCGTATTGGTATCATAACTACAGTAACAATACCAACTGGGTAGATGCTATTACGCGGCCGGGGTGGATCCAGGATCACAATTTATCGATGTCTGGCGGGGGAGAGAAGGCGCGCTATTACGCTTCCGTAGGCTATCTGGACCAAACAGGTACCACCATCGGCACCGGTTTAAAACGCATCAGCACCCGTATCAACCTCAATTACGACGTTTCAACCCGGATTAAATTCCGGAGTGATGTTTCCTTTTCTCATACGGATAATGATAAAAACTACGCCAATAACCTCCGGGATATTGCGTATAAAAAAATGCCCAATATGAGCATTTACGAGTATGATGAATTTGGTAACCTTACGCCCAACTTCTTTTCGCCGGCATCAAATATCCAGGGGCAATTTTTAGGCATCGATACCAGGAATAATATCCAGGGAACGGTGAACCCGGTAGCGATGGCTACCGATGCAAAATATAATGTAACTACGGAAAGGGTAACGCCGCACTTTAATCTTCAGTATACCATATTAAGAAACGTATTGAATGCAGTTTTTGATGTGCAATTCGATATCAACAACACCAAAACCAAATCCTTTCTTCCGCAAACCGCCACCGGACGGCCGTGGACGGAGACCTCCGTTAATCGCGCTTATGACGGGGATGTGGATGTGTTTAATGTACAGACCAAAACCAGTTTGATCTATACGCCGCATTTTAAAAATCCGAAGCACAATTATATGTCATCGCTTATTTTATTTACGTATGACAATAAGAGTGTGAAACAGGAGGCGCGCACTTCCAATACGGCCTCCTCCCTGCTGACCGATCCGTCCGATCCCTCGCGTACACAAAATGCGGACCTGGCCATTGCTTCAGGAACGGCACAAACAAGAAGCATCGGTGCTACGTTTAGTCACCAATACAGTTACCTCGACCGGTACATCATAAATGTGGGAGCCAGGATGGATGGTAATTCAAGATTTGGTCCCGCCTATCGCTATGGATACTTTCCATCAGTGTCTGCGCGCTACCGGCTTTCCGGTGAGCCCTTTATGAAAAAATATCAAAACTGGCTGGATGACCTGAGCATCCGGGCAAGCTATGGTATCAGCGGGAACGCGCCCCGCAGGGATTATACCTTTTATAATATTTATTCCGACTTTGACTGGGGCTATCTGGGTCAGGCGGCCGTCTATCCTTCTAATATGGAGTTGAAGAACCTGCGCTGGGAGACTATTACCGGTCAGAACCTGGGCTTCGATTTGATGCTGTTCAAAGGCAGGGTTAGCCTGGATGTGGAGATTTATAAAAACCGTACCAAACAACTGTTCTTTGACGGTCTCCAGATCTCCTCATTCACGGGTTTCAATAGTGTGAGCATGAATGTAGGTACCATGGATAACCAGGGAATGGAGATAGGGTTGAACACCACACCATACCGTTCATCAAAGCTTCAGATCGACCTCAATTTTAATATTGCGAAGAACCAGAATATTATCCGCGAGATATCGCCTTTTTACCCAACAGAAAAAGGGAATATCACCGGCAACGGGCAATATAAAACCTTTATGCAGGTCAATAACCCTTTCGGTTCGTTTTATGGGTTCAGGTATCTGGGGGTGTATAAGGATGCTGCAGCCACTATTGCCACCGGTGCAGATGGCAAGCCCATCCTGGATGCCAAAGGGCAGCCGGTTTATATGCGGTTCAATTATCCCGCAACGGCCTATGTTTTTCAACCCGGCGATGCCCGGTATGAAGATATGAACCACGATGGGAATATTAACTATATGGATGCGGTGTACCTGGGCAACAGCAACCCTAAATTCACGGGCGGATTTGGCGCTAGCGCTACCTTTAAAGGCCGGTTAAAACTTACCGCCTTCTTTAACTACCGGTATGGATATGATGTGATCAACCAGACCAAAATGCTGACCACAAATATGTACGGTTACGATAATCAAAGCACTGCGGTATTGAGAAGATGGCGCAAGGAAGGAGATGAAACGGATATTCCAAGGGCATTGTTTGGCTCGGGTTACAACTGGCTGGGTTCCGACCGCTATGTGGAAGATGCATCGTTCATCCGGTTCAGAACCATGACCCTGCGGTACACTTTTGCTCCTTCATTGATACAACGGTTACGGATCAGGAACCTCAGCGCGTATCTGACCGTGGAAAATCTGTACACCTGGACAAACTATACCGGCCAGGATCCGGAAGTTTCACTGCGCGGCTCCGATCCCTTCCGTGTGGCAACCGACCAATCCGTAACACCGCCTTCAAAAACCTTTACCATCGGTTTAACCGGTTCTTTCTAA
- a CDS encoding fasciclin domain-containing protein has product MRTKNFLTGVLVAGVFALSYMVSCKKIDIVTATTTDVNIYDYLVKNGDQYSEFAKMLQKAGYSNFLNAYGAYTVFAPTNDGVKAFLQEKGKASIDAFSEQELQDIVKLHLLQDTVQTGSFTDGKLTQVTMLGQYLVTGVANQNGTSAYTINKQAQVVQPNIALSNGIIHGIDHVLKAATKTVAQTIEANTDYSIFTQALKETGFYDSLNIVNNPDTTYRFLTAIAETNKALADSGFSSYAALKAKYCNTGDPKNVSDSLHMFVAYHITTEARYIADIISSTSIPTLAPLEVITPSLDGQDVLLNDVVFNGNHERGIELNRAKSDLTSINGVVHEAEAHFAVKIRVPVRVDFEPCDQPELRRLTTIFRKATTETAITSKGGGYTINKDFFADVTWNAITSTTSTVSYNCMPPTSTTYYGWHGDYLRIPEGNTSRNKTIEFRTPLLVKGRYKVWVCYYRGRASTNNPAFPNRVDFDGEPMQRTFDFSEQKPVGTPSELEALGYKQYTEAPTNNSSADRNNVGRLVGTINVATTDRHTITLTFLHASSTGQELNYLDIIQFIPVNDDQTRPVFGRDGTIIP; this is encoded by the coding sequence ATGAGAACAAAGAACTTTTTAACAGGGGTATTAGTGGCAGGGGTCTTCGCACTCAGCTATATGGTTAGTTGTAAGAAGATCGATATTGTAACGGCAACCACTACCGATGTAAATATCTATGATTACCTGGTGAAGAACGGTGATCAATACTCGGAGTTTGCCAAAATGCTGCAAAAAGCCGGCTACAGCAATTTTTTAAATGCCTATGGCGCTTACACTGTTTTTGCGCCTACCAATGATGGGGTAAAAGCCTTTTTACAGGAAAAGGGCAAGGCTTCAATTGATGCGTTCTCTGAACAGGAGCTGCAGGATATTGTAAAACTGCACCTGTTGCAGGATACCGTTCAAACCGGCTCCTTTACCGACGGTAAGTTGACGCAGGTAACCATGCTGGGACAATACCTGGTTACCGGTGTTGCCAACCAGAACGGAACCTCTGCTTACACCATCAACAAACAGGCGCAGGTGGTACAGCCCAATATTGCCTTATCGAACGGGATCATACATGGTATCGATCATGTATTAAAAGCGGCCACCAAAACCGTTGCGCAAACCATCGAAGCCAATACCGATTATTCCATCTTTACCCAGGCATTAAAGGAAACCGGCTTTTATGACTCGCTGAATATTGTTAATAATCCCGATACCACCTATCGCTTTCTTACGGCTATAGCAGAAACCAATAAGGCCCTCGCCGATTCTGGTTTCAGCAGTTACGCAGCCCTGAAGGCGAAATATTGTAATACGGGTGATCCCAAAAATGTAAGCGACAGTCTGCATATGTTTGTGGCCTATCACATCACCACAGAAGCCCGGTATATTGCCGATATCATATCCAGCACATCGATCCCAACCCTGGCGCCGCTGGAAGTGATCACGCCCTCGCTGGACGGACAGGACGTATTGTTAAATGATGTGGTCTTTAACGGCAACCACGAACGCGGTATTGAATTGAATCGTGCCAAAAGTGATCTTACTTCCATCAACGGAGTGGTGCATGAGGCAGAAGCGCATTTTGCCGTGAAGATACGCGTACCGGTACGGGTGGATTTTGAGCCCTGCGATCAGCCGGAACTAAGAAGGCTGACCACTATTTTTCGCAAAGCAACCACGGAAACCGCTATTACCAGCAAAGGAGGTGGTTATACGATTAATAAGGACTTTTTTGCTGACGTAACCTGGAACGCTATTACCAGCACCACCAGTACCGTGTCCTACAACTGTATGCCGCCCACCAGCACTACTTATTACGGATGGCACGGCGATTACTTAAGAATACCTGAAGGCAATACCTCAAGAAATAAAACGATCGAATTCCGGACACCCTTACTGGTAAAAGGCCGGTACAAGGTTTGGGTCTGTTACTACAGGGGCCGGGCATCTACCAATAACCCCGCATTTCCTAATCGCGTTGACTTTGATGGAGAGCCGATGCAGCGGACCTTCGATTTCTCCGAGCAAAAACCGGTGGGCACACCAAGTGAGCTGGAGGCCCTGGGCTATAAACAATATACGGAAGCTCCTACGAATAACAGCAGCGCCGACCGCAATAATGTAGGCCGTTTGGTGGGTACCATTAATGTGGCTACTACCGACCGTCACACGATCACATTAACGTTTTTGCATGCAAGCTCCACGGGGCAGGAATTGAATTACCTGGATATCATACAGTTTATCCCGGTGAATGATGATCAGACACGCCCGGTCTTTGGAAGGGATGGAACTATTATTCCGTAA